The Vespa velutina chromosome 4, iVesVel2.1, whole genome shotgun sequence genome has a window encoding:
- the LOC124948291 gene encoding probable phospholipid-transporting ATPase IIB isoform X4 has translation MINMSKNLLCCTWMWRRCCRERELRARVIHIGQPMYDKFPTNVIRNQKYNVVTFLPMVLFQQFKFFLNLYFLLMAISQFIPDIRIGYLYTYWGPLCFVLTVTICREAVDDFRRYKRDKEVNAQKYQRLVKGLDIPELVPSSKLRVGDLVIVEKGQRVPADLVLLRTTEKSGACFVRTDQLDGETDWKLRLAIPATQKLENHSQLFDIKASLYVEKPQKDIHSFIGTFTRYDGYGTEESLGVDNTLWANTAVASGSALGIVVYTGQETRSLMNHSAPRSKVGLLDQEINQLTKVLFCAVIGLALVMMCLKGFNGPWYRYMFRFVLLFSYIIPISLRVNLDIGKAFYAWCIQRDKDIAGTVVRTTTIPEELGRISYLLSDKTGTLTQNIMVFKKLHMGTISYSQETFDEVTSVLKSCYTTMENSPTKPSVHSGKMRRSESTRIYDAVHALALCHNVTPVYDEISASTNLDSVSVETGETGDSGSVQSQAEADQHYYLPEQKRNYQASSPDEVALVKWTEEVGLALVKRDLNSMQLKAPNGKILNYTILQIFPFTSETKRMGIIVKSEATSEIVFYLKGADVVMSGIVQYNDWLEEECGNMAREGLRTLVVAKKNLTEEQYLDFETKYNAARMYVSDRVSRVTAVVESLEREMELLCVTGVEDKLQNGVRTTLELLRNAGIKVWMLTGDKLETATCIAKSSLLVSRTKGLHVFKSVLTRTDAHLELNTFRKKQDCALVISGDSLDVCLQYYEQEFLELACGSPAVVCCRCSPTQKADVVSLIQRHTGKRTAAVGDGGNDVSMIQAADAGIGLEGLEGRQASLAADFSISQFNHLSHLLLVHGRRSYKRSAALSQFVIHRGLIISTMQAVFSAVFYLSSVALYQGFLMVGYATIYTMFPVFSLVLDKDVSGKIALTYPELYKELSKGRSLSYKTFFMWVLISIYQGGVIMYGALIMFEDEFIHIVAISFSALVLTELIMVALTIRTWHHIMILAEIFSLALYLLSLVVLKDYFDAEFIKTTDFLWKVLVITLVSCMPLYILKFLRKKFSPPSYTKLS, from the exons ATGATTAATATgagtaaaaatttatt atGTTGTACGTGGATGTGGAGAAGATGttgcagagaaagagaattaagaGCAAGAGTTATTCATATTGGTCAGCCCATGTATGATAAATTTCCTACGAATGTCATAAGAAATCAGAAATATAATGTCGTTACTTTCTTACCTATG gTCCTCTTTCAAcaatttaaattctttcttaatCTATACTTTTTGCTTATGGCAATATCTCAATTTATACCAGACATAAGAATaggatatttatatacatattgggGACCATTGTGTTTCGTTTTGACCGTTACGATCTGTCGAGAGGCTGTAGACGATTTCAGAAGATACAAAAGAGATAAGGAAGTCAATGCTCAAAAATACCAAAGATTGGTTAAAGGTTTAGATATACCAGAATTAGTTCCAAGTTCTAAATTACGAGTTGGTGATTTG GTTATAGTAGAAAAAGGTCAAAGGGTACCAGCAGATTTAGTACTATTGCGAACAACAGAAAAATCTGGTGCATGTTTTGTAAGAACCGATCAATTAGATGGAGAAACAGATTGGAAATTAAGATTGGCAATACCGGCAActcaaaaattagaaaatcattCCCAATTGTTTGATATAAAAGCAAGTTTATACGTTGAAAAACCTCAAAAAGATATTCATAGTTTCATTGGTACATTTACACGt TATGATGGATATGGCACTGAAGAAAGTTTGGGAGTCGATAATACTTTATGGGCTAATACTGCTGTGGCATCTGGATCGGCACTTGGAATAGTTGTTTATACTGGACAAGAAACAAGATCCTTAATGAATCATTCTGCACCTAGATCCAAAGTTGGTTTGCTTGATCAAGAGATAAATCAATTGACTAag GTCTTATTTTGTGCAGTTATTGGACTTGCATTGGTCATGATGTGTTTAAAAGGATTTAATGGTCCTTGGTATCGTTATATGTtccgttttgttttattattttcttatatcataCCTATTAGTTTACGAGTAAACTTGGATATTGGAAAGGCATTTTATGCTTGGTGTATACAACGAGATAAAGATATTGCTGGTACAGTTGTAAGAACAACTACAATTCCAGAAGAACTTGGTCGTATATCTTACTTACTGAGTGATAAAACCGGAACGTTAACACAAAATATAAtggtttttaaaaaattacatatggGGACAATATCGTATTCTCAGGAAACATTTGATGAAGTAACATCTGTATTAAAATCTTGCTATACCACTATGGAAAATTCTCCAACAAAACCATCAGTGCATAGTGGAAAAATGAGAAGATCTGAAAGTACGAGAATTTACGATGCAGTACATGCTTTAGCATTATGTCATAATGTTACACCAGTTTATGATGAAATTAGTGCATCTACTAATCTGGATTCAGTGAGTGTAGAAACAGGAGAGACTGGAGATTCTGGTTCTGTTCAGAg tcAGGCAGAAGCTGATCAGCATTATTACTTGCCTGAACAGAAACGTAATTATCAAGCTTCAAGCCCGGACGAAGTGGCATTAGTAAAATGGACAGAAGAAGTGGGATTAGCTTTGGTCAAACGGGATCTGAATTCTATGCAATTGAAAGCtccaaatggaaaaatattaaattatactatattacaaatatttccattcacttctgaaacaaaaagaatgggTATAATAGTCAAATCAGAAGCTACTTCAGAAatagtattttatttgaaaggTGCAGATGTTGTTATGTCTGGTATAGTACAGTATAATGACTGGCTAGAAGAAGAATGTGGTAATATGGCACGTGAAGGGTTAAGAACACTGGTtgtagcaaaaaaaaatttgacagAAGAACAATATCTTGATTTTGAAACAAA atataacGCTGCAAGAATGTATGTTAGTGATCGTGTTTCAAGAGTTACAGCTGTCGTTGAAAGTCTTGAACGTGAAATGGAATTATTGTGTGTAACTGGCGTAGAAGATAAACTTCAAAATGGAGTTAGAACAACATTggaattattaagaaatgcAGGAATTAAG gtTTGGATGTTGACTGGCGATAAATTGGAAACAGCAACATGTATAGCAAAATCTTCTTTATTGGTTTCACGTACGAAAGGACTTCATGTTTTTAAATCTGTTCTTACGCGAACTGATGCGCATTTAGAACTAAATACTTTCCGTAAAAAACAAGATTGTGCCTTAGTTATCAGTGGTGATTCATTAGACGTATGCTTACAATATTATGAACAAGAATTTTTGGAACTTGCATGTGGGTCACCTGCTGTTGTTTGTTGTCGTTGTTCACCCACACAAAAAGCTGATGTTGTCAGTCTAATACAAAGACATACTGGTAAAAGAACAGCTGCTGTTGGTGACGGTGGTAATGACGTATCTATGATACAAGCTGCTGATGCCG GTATTGGTCTTGAAGGTCTTGAAGGGCGTCAAGCCTCATTAGCTGCAGATTTTTCTATCTCACAATTTAATcatctttctcatttattgTTGGTTCACGGTAGGAGAAGTTATAAACGATCAGCTGCATTGAGTCAATTTGTAATTCATCGAGGCttaattatttcaacaatGCAAGCTGTATTTTCAGctgtattttatctttcttcagTTGCCTTATATCAAGGTTTTCTTATGGTTGG ATATGCTACAATCTATACAATGtttcctgttttttctctGGTATTAGATAAAGATGTGTCAGGAAAAATAGCACTTACTTATCCAGAGCTTTATAAAGAACTCAGTAAAGGTCGATCACTTTCTTATAAAACATTCTTTATGTGGGTATTGATAAGCATATATCAAG gAGGAGTAATAATGTATGGTGCACTTATTATGTTTGAAGATGAATTCATTCACATAGTAGCTATCAGCTTTTCTGCATTAGTTTTGACAGAATTAATCATGGTTGCCTTAACAATTAGAACATGGCATCATATTATGATCTTAGCAGAGATCTTTTCTTTGGCACTCTATTTATTGTCTTTAGTTGTATTAAAAGACTATTTTG ATGCTGAATTTATCAAGACAACTGATTTTTTATGGAAAGTGTTAGTCATCACTTTAGTTTCTTGTATGCCGCTATATATTCTGaagtttttaagaaaaaaattctctcctCCGAGTTATACCAAATTATCATGA